One region of Pseudomonas glycinae genomic DNA includes:
- the surE gene encoding 5'/3'-nucleotidase SurE, with the protein MRILISNDDGVTAPGLAALYAALADYTECVVIAPEQDKSGASSSLTLDRPLHPQYLANGFISLNGTPTDCVHLGLNGLLEREPDMVVSGINLGANLGDDVLYSGTVAAALEGRFLERPSFAFSLVSRQVDNLPTAAYFARKLVEAHAGLDLPPRTVLNVNIPNLPIDHIRGIQLTRLGHRARAAAPMKVVDPRGKAGYWIAAAGNAEDGGPGTDFHAVMQGYVSITPLQLDRTFNDAFRSLDGWLEGLN; encoded by the coding sequence ATGCGTATTCTGATTTCTAACGACGATGGGGTGACTGCGCCCGGTCTTGCCGCGCTTTATGCTGCGCTGGCGGATTACACCGAGTGCGTGGTTATCGCCCCGGAACAGGACAAGAGCGGTGCCAGCAGTTCGCTGACACTCGACCGTCCGCTGCACCCGCAATACCTGGCCAACGGCTTTATCAGCCTCAATGGCACACCGACCGACTGCGTCCATCTGGGGCTCAACGGTTTGCTTGAACGCGAGCCGGACATGGTGGTGTCGGGGATCAACCTTGGCGCCAACCTGGGGGATGACGTGCTGTATTCCGGGACGGTGGCAGCCGCCCTCGAGGGCCGCTTTCTCGAGCGCCCGTCGTTTGCCTTCTCGCTGGTGTCGCGGCAGGTCGACAACCTGCCCACGGCCGCCTACTTTGCGCGCAAACTGGTCGAGGCCCATGCCGGGCTCGATCTGCCACCGCGCACGGTGTTGAACGTGAACATTCCGAATCTGCCGATCGATCACATTCGCGGCATTCAACTGACCCGTCTCGGCCATCGCGCCCGTGCGGCGGCACCGATGAAAGTCGTGGACCCGCGCGGCAAGGCCGGTTACTGGATCGCTGCGGCAGGGAACGCGGAAGACGGCGGACCGGGCACTGATTTCCATGCAGTGATGCAAGGTTACGTATCCATCACTCCGTTGCAGCTCGATCGCACCTTCAATGATGCCTTCAGAAGTCTCGACGGCTGGCTGGAGGGTCTCAACTGA
- a CDS encoding protein-L-isoaspartate(D-aspartate) O-methyltransferase, which produces MTSQRTRERLIQRLYEEGVSNASVLEVIRRTPRHLFVDEALAHRAYEDTALPIGNNQTISQPYMVARMSELLLEAGPLDKVLEIGTGSGYQTAVLSQLVERVFSVERIKVLQDRAKERLVELNLRNVVFRWGDGWEGWPALAPYNGIIVTAVATDVPQALLDQLAPGGRMVIPVGSGEVQQLMLIVREENGFSRHVLGAVRFVPLLNGPLA; this is translated from the coding sequence ATGACCTCCCAGCGAACCCGTGAACGCCTGATCCAGCGTCTGTATGAAGAGGGTGTTTCCAACGCCAGCGTGCTGGAAGTGATCCGTCGCACCCCGCGGCACCTGTTCGTCGATGAAGCACTGGCGCATCGCGCCTATGAAGACACCGCGCTGCCGATCGGCAACAACCAGACCATTTCCCAGCCTTATATGGTGGCGCGCATGAGCGAGCTGCTGCTGGAAGCCGGACCGCTGGACAAGGTGCTGGAGATCGGCACCGGTTCCGGTTACCAGACGGCGGTGCTGTCGCAACTGGTCGAGCGGGTGTTCTCGGTGGAGCGCATCAAGGTGCTGCAGGATCGGGCCAAGGAGCGTCTGGTCGAACTCAATCTGCGCAACGTGGTGTTTCGCTGGGGCGATGGCTGGGAGGGCTGGCCGGCGCTGGCGCCGTACAACGGCATTATCGTCACGGCGGTTGCCACCGATGTACCTCAGGCTTTGCTTGATCAACTGGCACCGGGCGGGCGGATGGTGATCCCGGTCGGCTCAGGCGAAGTGCAGCAATTGATGCTGATCGTGCGCGAAGAAAACGGCTTCTCCAGACACGTTCTGGGAGCGGTGCGTTTCGTGCCGTTGCTCAACGGGCCGCTCGCCTGA
- a CDS encoding peptidoglycan DD-metalloendopeptidase family protein, protein MSLTVIAQRMGNTSFQRLVTGLVLSTLLVGCSSTKSSNVRVVDRNNAVAQRPVVTTGQYVVRPGDTLFSIAFRYGWDYKALAARNNIPTPYTIHPGQTIRFDGRTGSTSTAVVTNSGSSASSSSKTTVIRRQANGTTTTTTTGSGAASTTVVPSVANKPAPAPLPPPGPAPTGWGWPSNGILIGKFSSNGSLNKGIDIAGDLGQPVLAASDGTVVYAGSGLRGYGELVIIKHSETYVSAYGHNRRLLVREGQQVKVGQTIAEMGSTGTDRVKLHFEIRRQGKPVDPLQFLPRR, encoded by the coding sequence GTGAGTCTCACAGTCATTGCGCAGCGTATGGGTAACACGAGCTTTCAGCGCCTGGTGACTGGCCTTGTCTTGAGCACCTTGCTGGTCGGTTGCTCCAGCACAAAATCGAGCAACGTGCGGGTCGTTGATCGCAACAATGCGGTGGCCCAGCGTCCGGTCGTGACGACCGGGCAGTATGTAGTCCGTCCGGGCGATACTTTGTTTTCCATCGCTTTTCGCTACGGCTGGGACTACAAAGCCCTCGCTGCCCGGAACAATATTCCTACGCCATATACGATCCATCCGGGTCAGACGATTCGCTTCGATGGCCGTACCGGTTCAACGTCGACGGCAGTCGTCACCAACTCCGGTTCTTCAGCGTCTTCGTCCAGCAAAACCACGGTTATCCGGCGCCAGGCAAATGGCACGACGACCACCACAACCACGGGTTCCGGCGCGGCTTCGACGACGGTTGTACCGTCCGTCGCCAACAAGCCAGCACCCGCTCCACTGCCACCACCGGGCCCGGCCCCGACCGGCTGGGGATGGCCATCTAATGGCATTCTCATTGGAAAATTCTCTTCAAACGGTAGTTTGAATAAAGGAATTGATATCGCCGGAGATTTGGGACAGCCTGTTTTAGCTGCGTCTGATGGGACGGTGGTATACGCCGGGAGTGGCTTAAGGGGCTACGGCGAATTGGTCATCATCAAACACAGCGAAACCTACGTCAGTGCTTACGGACACAACCGTCGGCTGTTGGTACGGGAGGGGCAGCAGGTCAAGGTCGGACAGACAATTGCCGAAATGGGGTCAACGGGTACAGACCGGGTGAAACTGCATTTTGAGATTCGCCGACAAGGTAAACCTGTAGATCCGCTGCAGTTCCTGCCAAGACGTTGA
- the rpoS gene encoding RNA polymerase sigma factor RpoS, translating into MALSKEVPEFDIDDEVLLMETGIDSDSMSNDEGAAPPSVRAKSKHSASLKQHKYIDYTRALDATQLYLNEIGFSPLLSPEEEVHFARLSQSGDPAGRKRMIESNLRLVVKIARRYVNRGLSLLDLIEEGNLGLIRAVEKFDPERGFRFSTYATWWIRQTIERAIMNQTRTIRLPIHVVKELNVYLRAARELTQKLDHEPSPEEIANLLEKPVGEVKRMLGLNERVSSVDVSLGPDSDKTLLDTLTDDRPTDPCELLQDDDLSQSIDQWLSELTDKQREVVVRRFGLRGHESSTLEDVGLEIGLTRERVRQIQVEGLKRLREILEKNGLSSESLFQ; encoded by the coding sequence ATGGCTCTCAGTAAAGAAGTGCCGGAGTTTGACATCGACGATGAGGTTCTCCTGATGGAGACCGGCATCGATTCGGATTCGATGTCGAATGATGAAGGGGCTGCTCCACCTTCCGTTCGTGCCAAATCCAAACACTCCGCTTCGCTTAAACAACACAAGTACATCGACTACACTCGGGCACTCGATGCCACGCAGTTGTACCTCAACGAAATCGGCTTTTCCCCTCTGCTCTCCCCGGAAGAAGAAGTTCATTTTGCGCGCTTGTCGCAAAGTGGCGACCCGGCCGGGCGCAAGCGCATGATCGAAAGTAACCTGCGGCTGGTCGTCAAGATCGCCCGGCGTTACGTCAATCGGGGGCTGTCGCTGCTGGATCTGATCGAAGAGGGCAACCTCGGACTGATCCGAGCGGTGGAAAAGTTCGATCCCGAGCGCGGCTTCCGCTTCTCGACCTACGCAACCTGGTGGATCCGTCAGACCATCGAACGCGCAATCATGAATCAGACCCGGACCATTCGGCTGCCGATTCATGTGGTCAAGGAGCTCAACGTGTACCTGCGGGCTGCACGGGAGCTGACGCAAAAGCTCGACCACGAACCTTCACCCGAAGAAATCGCCAACCTGCTGGAAAAACCGGTGGGCGAGGTCAAGCGCATGCTGGGCCTGAACGAGCGGGTTTCTTCGGTCGACGTCTCGCTGGGTCCGGATTCGGATAAAACCCTGCTGGACACCCTGACGGATGACCGTCCGACCGATCCATGTGAACTGCTGCAGGATGACGATCTGTCGCAGAGCATCGATCAATGGCTCTCGGAACTGACCGACAAGCAACGCGAGGTGGTGGTACGCCGCTTCGGCCTGCGCGGCCACGAGAGCAGCACGCTGGAAGATGTAGGCCTGGAGATCGGCCTGACCCGGGAACGGGTGAGACAGATCCAGGTGGAAGGCCTTAAGCGCCTTCGGGAAATTCTCGAGAAAAACGGCCTGTCGAGCGAGTCGCTGTTTCAATAA
- the fdxA gene encoding ferredoxin FdxA, whose protein sequence is MTFVVTDNCIKCKYTDCVEVCPVDCFYEGPNFLVIHPDECIDCALCEPECPAVAIFSEDEVPEEMQEFIQLNVELAEIWPNITEKKESLPDAEEWDGVKGKIKDLER, encoded by the coding sequence ATGACCTTCGTCGTCACCGACAACTGCATCAAGTGCAAGTACACCGACTGCGTAGAAGTCTGTCCGGTGGACTGCTTTTACGAAGGCCCGAATTTCCTGGTGATTCACCCGGATGAGTGCATCGACTGCGCCCTGTGCGAACCGGAATGCCCGGCCGTGGCCATTTTCTCCGAGGACGAAGTTCCGGAAGAGATGCAGGAGTTCATTCAATTGAACGTCGAGTTGGCCGAAATCTGGCCGAATATCACCGAGAAGAAAGAATCGCTGCCGGATGCCGAAGAGTGGGATGGCGTCAAAGGCAAGATCAAAGACCTCGAACGCTGA
- the mutS gene encoding DNA mismatch repair protein MutS — MNKAVSDLSSHTPMMQQYWRLKNQHPDQLMFYRMGDFYEIFYEDAKKAAKLLDITLTARGQSAGQAIPMCGIPYHAAEGYLAKLVKLGESVVICEQVGDPATSKGPVERQVVRIITPGTVSDEALLDERRDNLIAAVLGDERLFGLAVLDITSGNFTVLEIKGWENLLAELERVNPVELLIPDDWPKDLPAEKRRGVRRRAPWDFERDSALKSLCQQFSTQDLKGFGCETLTLAIGAAGCLLAYAKETQRTALPHLRSLRHERLDDTVVLDGASRRNLELDTNLAGGRDNTLQSVVDRCQTAMGSRLLTRWLNRPLRDLTVLLARQSSITCLLDRYRFENLQPQLKEIGDIERILARIGLRNARPRDLARLRDALGALPELQVAMADLEAPHLQRLAATTSTYPELAALLEKAIIDNPPAVIRDGGVLKTGYDSELDELQSLSENAGQFLIDLEAREKARTGLANLKVGYNRIHGYFIELPSKQAESAPADYIRRQTLKGAERFITPELKEFEDKALSAKSRALAREKMLYEALLEDLISQLPPLQDTASALAELDVLSNLAERALNLDLNCPTFVSEPCMRISQGRHPVVEQVLTTPFVANDLSLDDNTRMLVITGPNMGGKSTYMRQTALIVLLAHIGSFVPAASCELSLVDRIFTRIGSSDDLAGGRSTFMVEMSETANILHNATERSLVLMDEVGRGTSTFDGLSLAWAAAERLAQLRAYTLFATHYFELTVLPEAEPLVANVHLNATEHNERIVFLHHVLPGPASQSYGLAVAQLAGVPSEVIVRAREHLSRLEDTALPHEAPKPAAKGKPAAPQQSDMFASLPHPVLDELAKLDLDDVTPRRALEMLYALKNRI; from the coding sequence ATGAATAAAGCCGTCTCCGACCTGTCCTCCCACACTCCGATGATGCAGCAGTACTGGCGCCTAAAGAATCAGCACCCGGACCAGCTGATGTTCTACCGCATGGGCGACTTCTACGAGATCTTCTACGAAGACGCGAAGAAGGCGGCCAAGTTGCTGGACATCACCCTGACCGCGCGCGGGCAGTCGGCGGGTCAGGCGATTCCGATGTGCGGGATTCCGTATCACGCGGCGGAAGGTTATCTGGCGAAGCTGGTCAAGCTCGGCGAGTCGGTCGTGATCTGCGAGCAGGTTGGCGACCCGGCCACCAGCAAGGGCCCGGTGGAGCGTCAGGTGGTGCGGATCATCACCCCGGGTACGGTCAGCGATGAGGCGCTGCTCGATGAGCGCCGCGACAACCTGATCGCGGCGGTGCTGGGCGATGAGCGTTTGTTCGGCCTGGCCGTGCTGGACATCACCAGCGGCAACTTCACCGTGCTGGAGATCAAGGGCTGGGAAAACCTGCTGGCGGAACTGGAGCGAGTCAACCCGGTCGAGCTGCTGATCCCCGATGACTGGCCGAAGGATCTGCCGGCGGAAAAACGCCGTGGCGTTCGCCGCCGTGCACCGTGGGATTTCGAGCGCGACTCGGCGCTGAAAAGTCTCTGCCAGCAATTCTCCACCCAGGACCTGAAAGGTTTTGGCTGCGAAACCCTGACCCTGGCCATCGGCGCCGCCGGTTGCCTGCTGGCGTATGCCAAGGAAACTCAGCGCACCGCCCTGCCCCATCTGCGCAGCCTGCGTCATGAACGGCTGGACGACACCGTGGTGCTGGACGGCGCCAGCCGCCGTAACCTCGAACTCGATACCAACCTGGCCGGCGGCCGCGACAACACCCTGCAATCGGTTGTCGATCGTTGCCAGACCGCCATGGGCAGCCGTTTGCTGACCCGTTGGCTCAACCGTCCGTTGCGCGATCTGACCGTGCTGCTCGCTCGCCAGAGTTCGATCACTTGCCTGCTCGACCGCTATCGCTTTGAAAATCTGCAACCGCAGCTCAAGGAAATCGGCGATATCGAGCGGATTCTGGCGCGGATCGGCCTGCGCAATGCCCGCCCTCGCGACCTCGCCCGCTTGCGCGATGCACTCGGCGCGTTGCCTGAACTGCAAGTGGCAATGGCTGACCTGGAAGCGCCGCACCTGCAACGCCTGGCGGCCACCACCAGCACTTATCCGGAACTGGCGGCGCTGCTGGAAAAAGCCATCATCGACAATCCGCCGGCGGTGATCCGCGACGGCGGCGTGCTGAAAACCGGTTACGACAGCGAACTCGACGAGCTGCAATCGCTGAGCGAGAACGCCGGCCAGTTCCTGATCGATCTGGAAGCCCGGGAGAAGGCCCGTACCGGCCTCGCCAACCTGAAAGTCGGCTACAACCGCATCCACGGTTACTTCATCGAGTTGCCTAGCAAACAGGCTGAATCGGCGCCGGCAGATTACATCCGCCGCCAGACCCTCAAAGGTGCCGAGCGCTTTATCACCCCGGAGCTGAAAGAGTTTGAAGACAAGGCACTGTCTGCCAAGAGCCGTGCCCTGGCCCGCGAGAAGATGCTTTATGAAGCATTGCTGGAAGATCTGATCAGCCAGTTGCCGCCATTGCAGGACACCGCCTCGGCTCTCGCCGAACTGGACGTGCTGAGCAACCTCGCCGAACGTGCGCTGAACCTCGACCTGAATTGCCCGACGTTCGTCAGCGAACCGTGCATGCGCATCTCCCAGGGCCGCCACCCGGTGGTCGAGCAAGTGCTGACCACGCCGTTCGTGGCCAACGACCTGAGCCTGGACGACAACACCCGCATGCTGGTGATCACCGGCCCGAACATGGGCGGTAAATCCACCTATATGCGCCAGACTGCACTGATTGTGCTGCTGGCGCACATCGGCAGCTTCGTGCCGGCAGCCAGTTGCGAACTGTCGCTGGTGGACCGGATCTTCACCCGGATCGGTTCCAGCGACGACCTCGCCGGCGGGCGCTCGACCTTCATGGTGGAAATGAGCGAAACCGCGAACATTCTGCACAACGCTACCGAGCGCAGCCTGGTGCTGATGGACGAAGTCGGGCGCGGCACCAGCACCTTTGATGGTCTGTCCCTGGCGTGGGCGGCGGCGGAGCGTTTGGCGCAGTTGCGGGCCTATACTCTGTTTGCGACGCACTATTTCGAACTGACCGTGTTGCCGGAAGCCGAACCGCTGGTGGCCAACGTGCACCTCAATGCCACCGAACACAATGAACGCATCGTCTTCCTGCACCATGTGTTGCCGGGGCCGGCGAGCCAGAGTTATGGCCTTGCGGTTGCACAACTGGCCGGAGTGCCGAGCGAAGTTATCGTGCGTGCGCGTGAACACTTGAGCCGCCTGGAAGATACCGCGCTGCCACATGAGGCGCCGAAACCGGCCGCCAAGGGCAAACCGGCAGCGCCGCAACAGAGCGACATGTTTGCCAGCCTCCCGCATCCGGTGCTGGATGAGTTGGCCAAACTGGATCTGGATGACGTTACACCGCGTCGTGCGCTCGAAATGTTATATGCACTTAAGAACCGGATCTAA
- a CDS encoding XRE family transcriptional regulator, translating into MQKRNVSSVLRALLDQHGISPTELHRRTGVPQSTLSRILSGKIVDPSDKHISKIAEYFAVSTDQLRGRADVAPAANAGRDELHSELKDISLWDDDTPVDDDEVSVPFLREVELAAGSGRFVIEESERSSLRFGKRSLRHNGVQFDQAKCVTVRGNSMLPVLRDGATVGVNAGKCGIGDIIDGDLYAINHNGQLRVKQLYRLPTGIRLRSFNRDEHPDEDYSFQDMQEEQIVILGHVFWWGMYAR; encoded by the coding sequence ATGCAAAAACGCAACGTATCCTCCGTCTTAAGAGCACTGCTCGATCAGCACGGGATCTCCCCCACGGAGCTCCACCGTCGCACCGGCGTGCCTCAATCCACGCTCTCGCGAATTCTCAGCGGGAAGATCGTCGATCCTTCAGATAAGCACATCTCGAAGATCGCCGAGTACTTTGCCGTGAGCACCGACCAGTTGCGCGGGCGCGCGGATGTTGCGCCCGCCGCCAACGCCGGACGCGACGAGTTGCATTCCGAACTCAAGGACATAAGCCTGTGGGACGACGACACCCCCGTCGATGACGACGAGGTGTCGGTGCCCTTTCTTCGCGAGGTTGAATTGGCTGCTGGATCAGGAAGATTCGTCATCGAAGAGAGCGAACGCTCCAGCCTGCGCTTCGGCAAACGCAGCCTGCGCCATAACGGTGTGCAGTTCGATCAGGCCAAATGCGTGACGGTACGGGGCAACAGCATGTTGCCGGTGCTGCGCGACGGTGCCACGGTTGGGGTCAACGCGGGAAAATGCGGGATCGGCGACATCATCGATGGCGACCTTTATGCGATCAACCACAACGGTCAACTGCGGGTGAAGCAGCTTTATCGCCTGCCTACCGGTATCCGTCTGCGCAGCTTCAATCGCGATGAGCATCCGGACGAGGACTACAGCTTCCAGGACATGCAGGAAGAGCAGATCGTCATCCTCGGTCACGTCTTCTGGTGGGGCATGTACGCCCGGTAA
- a CDS encoding tail fiber assembly protein, whose protein sequence is MNRYVLTIYANYIIVLQVLDTDGPLPAIPLGEPDAAWRDVTGDTTAQPGMRMDYGPYGVTFSAIPVSEHEWINNARMQQRFDAAERWLRFNPLQYRLDLGIASPADEAALVAYKQYVVAVSEVKKQSVFPVLDWPVAPF, encoded by the coding sequence ATGAACCGTTACGTACTCACAATATATGCGAATTACATCATCGTTCTTCAGGTGCTGGATACTGATGGACCGCTGCCGGCCATACCTCTTGGTGAACCGGATGCCGCATGGCGAGATGTCACCGGTGATACCACCGCGCAACCGGGAATGAGAATGGATTACGGTCCATACGGGGTGACGTTCAGTGCGATCCCCGTCTCCGAGCACGAGTGGATCAACAATGCCCGCATGCAGCAACGGTTCGACGCAGCCGAACGCTGGCTGAGGTTCAACCCGCTGCAATACAGGCTGGATCTTGGCATCGCCAGTCCGGCAGATGAGGCGGCGCTGGTTGCCTACAAGCAGTACGTCGTTGCCGTAAGCGAAGTGAAAAAACAATCCGTGTTCCCGGTGCTCGACTGGCCGGTGGCTCCTTTCTGA
- a CDS encoding tail fiber assembly protein — translation MSLKKYARVVNGKVDNIFETANPITEEFPGDQVWVDVTATLAGQVDYGHNAVNTDGVWSFAPEFPWGQSVLGEQLRNEKTRRFDNVVTRVAAAGLQYKVDLGIATTAEQVYLAAFKEYCVAFTQVNKQPGFPVTIVWPELP, via the coding sequence ATGAGCTTGAAAAAATATGCACGTGTAGTGAATGGCAAAGTCGACAACATTTTCGAAACTGCCAATCCGATCACCGAAGAATTTCCCGGCGATCAAGTGTGGGTCGACGTTACCGCCACCTTGGCTGGCCAGGTCGATTACGGCCATAACGCAGTCAACACCGACGGCGTCTGGTCTTTTGCACCCGAGTTCCCTTGGGGCCAATCGGTGTTGGGCGAACAACTGCGCAATGAGAAGACGCGTCGGTTCGACAACGTAGTCACTCGTGTCGCCGCCGCCGGTCTGCAATACAAAGTTGATCTGGGCATTGCCACTACAGCGGAGCAGGTGTACCTGGCCGCGTTCAAGGAGTACTGCGTGGCCTTCACTCAGGTCAATAAGCAGCCGGGTTTTCCGGTGACCATCGTTTGGCCTGAGTTGCCGTAA
- a CDS encoding Com family DNA-binding transcriptional regulator has translation MLKECRCGSCKRLLARVGRYTELQIKCSRCGTLNHVKATSLERSPVSDMRAASPAQPDQSPHR, from the coding sequence ATGTTGAAAGAGTGCCGCTGTGGCAGCTGCAAACGACTGCTCGCCCGGGTGGGTAGGTACACAGAACTCCAGATCAAATGTTCCCGCTGCGGAACATTGAATCATGTGAAGGCCACGAGTCTCGAGCGATCGCCTGTGAGCGACATGCGTGCTGCATCGCCAGCACAACCTGATCAATCTCCTCATAGGTAA
- a CDS encoding DUF642 domain-containing protein, translating to MNILKKYVAPFLAIALLGNGGSAIAANLLVNGSFEQSTCGGGCILDTPAKTNAITGWTTFLSGAEYFNMPNAIGGSVAADGVMIVDLANYVYGNGGGIQQNFATTPGAKYRLTFSAGNSRFASRSGDGVIQVKVAGQTATFNTPTAKGVAVEWSTVTYEFTAITAQTTLAFSNEQNPYANYAFIDNVIVERL from the coding sequence ATGAATATTCTCAAGAAATACGTAGCTCCGTTTCTCGCTATTGCACTGCTGGGCAATGGCGGCAGCGCAATCGCCGCCAACCTCCTGGTGAACGGCAGCTTTGAACAATCGACATGCGGTGGTGGCTGCATTCTGGACACCCCGGCAAAAACCAATGCCATCACAGGCTGGACGACGTTCCTGTCCGGTGCCGAATACTTCAACATGCCCAATGCCATCGGCGGTTCTGTGGCAGCAGATGGCGTGATGATCGTCGACCTGGCCAACTACGTTTATGGCAACGGTGGCGGGATTCAGCAGAATTTCGCGACCACTCCGGGCGCCAAGTACCGTCTGACTTTCAGTGCCGGCAACTCCCGATTCGCCAGCCGCTCCGGCGACGGTGTCATTCAGGTGAAAGTGGCCGGGCAAACCGCTACGTTCAACACACCGACAGCCAAAGGCGTCGCGGTCGAGTGGAGCACCGTCACTTACGAGTTCACCGCGATTACCGCGCAGACAACTCTGGCGTTTTCCAACGAGCAGAACCCGTACGCCAACTACGCCTTCATCGACAACGTCATTGTCGAGCGCCTGTAA
- a CDS encoding phage holin family protein — MTTEQQALADMPIWLVILLAVVGGVSGEMWRADKEGARGWPLLRRLALRSGACMICGVSAIMLLYAAGLSIWAAGAFGCLTAMAGADVAIGLYERWAAKRIGVCEVPPRDPQ; from the coding sequence ATGACAACCGAGCAACAAGCATTGGCTGACATGCCGATCTGGCTGGTCATCCTCCTTGCCGTCGTGGGCGGGGTGTCCGGCGAAATGTGGCGCGCCGACAAGGAAGGCGCCCGTGGCTGGCCACTACTGCGACGCCTGGCCCTGCGCTCCGGCGCCTGCATGATCTGCGGTGTCTCGGCGATCATGCTGCTGTATGCCGCCGGGCTGTCGATCTGGGCCGCCGGGGCATTTGGTTGCCTCACTGCAATGGCCGGTGCCGACGTCGCCATCGGCCTTTACGAACGCTGGGCTGCCAAGCGCATCGGCGTCTGCGAAGTTCCGCCGCGCGACCCGCAATAA
- a CDS encoding phage baseplate assembly protein V, translating into MFDALLRMQLGPIIERLAEMEAEIEDLHRRAESYCRIGICQEVDAASNTCRVSHGGLLTPAIKFFNPSAGAQSESRIPTVGEQCLLLNYGSGESGAQSVALFGLNSDRFPPTSTIPTLTRRVHQDGSESGYDDATHTLHWQNGPAAFNGSREALVMSIGPARLAMTPQAINLQLGAVGLTIDASGVHFSGPLVDHQGRVISP; encoded by the coding sequence ATGTTCGACGCGTTACTGCGAATGCAGCTGGGCCCGATCATCGAGCGCCTGGCCGAGATGGAAGCGGAGATCGAAGACCTGCACCGGCGCGCCGAGAGTTATTGCCGTATCGGCATCTGTCAGGAAGTCGATGCCGCCAGTAACACCTGCCGGGTCAGCCACGGTGGATTGCTCACCCCGGCCATCAAGTTCTTCAACCCGAGTGCCGGCGCGCAGAGCGAGTCGCGGATCCCGACGGTGGGCGAACAGTGTCTGCTGCTGAACTACGGCAGCGGCGAAAGCGGTGCACAAAGCGTGGCGCTGTTCGGCCTGAACAGTGACCGTTTTCCGCCGACCTCGACGATCCCGACGTTGACTCGTCGCGTCCATCAGGACGGCAGCGAAAGCGGCTACGACGACGCCACGCACACGCTGCACTGGCAAAACGGTCCGGCCGCCTTCAACGGTTCTCGCGAAGCGCTTGTGATGAGCATCGGTCCGGCACGGCTGGCGATGACCCCGCAAGCGATCAACCTGCAACTGGGCGCGGTCGGCCTGACCATCGACGCCTCGGGCGTGCATTTCAGCGGCCCGTTGGTGGATCACCAAGGCCGTGTCATCAGCCCCTGA